In the Flavisolibacter tropicus genome, one interval contains:
- a CDS encoding glycosyltransferase family 2 protein, with translation MTANKPYFTVVIPTYNRAHLIGMTLKSVLTQTFTDFEVIVVDDGGKDDTEAVVKALGSNKVQYFRKENGERGAARNYGWQIANGEYVTFLDSDDLFYADHLQLAYEFMTQLQEKPKCFAQAYEIKDAHTDKVIVSAYQTTQPTINNVLVKGNILSCFGVFLKTELFEEVKFEEDRHFAGSEDWLLWLQLAARYPFFYNNAVSGALLEHDDRSVLSFNEQSLLFRTEHLKQKLGQDTAFLKTFGPRLLKKIHAHMLTYSSLHLAMSREKRKAIYYLQQALKTDYKEIFNRRCLAIIKHILFS, from the coding sequence ATGACAGCTAACAAACCGTATTTCACTGTTGTGATACCAACCTACAACCGGGCCCATTTAATTGGAATGACATTGAAATCTGTACTCACCCAAACATTCACTGATTTTGAAGTCATCGTAGTGGATGATGGTGGGAAGGATGATACTGAAGCTGTGGTGAAGGCGTTGGGGAGTAACAAAGTCCAATATTTTAGAAAGGAGAATGGAGAGAGGGGGGCGGCCCGAAATTATGGCTGGCAAATAGCTAATGGTGAGTATGTCACTTTCTTAGATTCAGATGACCTTTTTTACGCTGATCACTTACAACTTGCCTATGAGTTCATGACTCAACTCCAAGAAAAGCCAAAGTGTTTTGCGCAAGCATATGAGATCAAAGATGCTCATACAGATAAAGTCATCGTCAGTGCTTATCAAACTACACAGCCCACTATTAATAACGTTCTTGTTAAAGGAAACATATTAAGTTGCTTTGGTGTATTCTTAAAGACAGAATTATTTGAAGAAGTCAAGTTTGAAGAAGATAGGCACTTTGCAGGCTCAGAAGATTGGCTGTTATGGCTACAATTAGCAGCTCGCTATCCATTCTTTTACAATAATGCTGTTTCGGGTGCTTTGCTTGAACATGATGATCGCAGTGTGCTGTCCTTTAATGAGCAAAGTTTGCTATTTAGAACAGAACATTTAAAACAAAAATTGGGGCAGGATACCGCTTTTTTAAAAACCTTTGGCCCAAGACTTCTTAAAAAGATTCATGCTCATATGTTAACTTATAGTTCCTTACATCTAGCAATGAGTAGGGAGAAACGTAAAGCTATTTATTACCTACAACAGGCACTGAAAACGGATTACAAAGAAATTTTTAATAGAAGGTGTCTAGCAATTATTAAGCATATTTTGTTTTCATGA
- a CDS encoding right-handed parallel beta-helix repeat-containing protein, whose protein sequence is MKHLLFLLLLVPFFGFRTVTNNKPTVDELPTSFTEKAKYSNKQVTWYEYAYWLDGTLLSDPKNKDKFNDILFKKVGNKNYKAQLQGAYDITDWGVKRDYEKGSSPKENSALIQAMFDYFPLGYTAAIYIPTGNFYFSESLVLDAKPFHVFGDNGSIFSPYSSKLHFPDGKTGLYIKRSASNYQEAIVENICLIALGNKIEWASGINANGRVTIRGCYVKGFSHNGFDIWANMEGTKTDASGSYIEKCFAVENLHDGFFAGRADANAITFIGCDARDNGRYGFNDDSFLGNNFISCMAHYNKKGDYFVRDWGNARSLFMGCYSEGGNAISQLGPKSVVTGGIWGTAYRLGDGKQPK, encoded by the coding sequence ATGAAACACCTACTTTTTTTATTACTCCTTGTCCCCTTTTTTGGGTTTAGAACTGTTACGAATAATAAACCCACAGTAGATGAACTCCCCACTTCTTTTACCGAAAAAGCCAAATATTCTAATAAGCAGGTTACTTGGTATGAATATGCTTATTGGCTGGATGGTACCTTACTAAGTGATCCTAAAAACAAAGACAAGTTCAATGACATCCTGTTTAAAAAGGTAGGTAATAAAAATTACAAGGCTCAGCTACAGGGTGCCTATGATATTACAGACTGGGGGGTAAAACGAGACTACGAGAAAGGTAGTAGTCCTAAAGAAAACTCGGCACTAATACAGGCTATGTTTGACTATTTTCCTTTAGGCTATACAGCAGCAATTTATATTCCAACTGGAAACTTCTATTTCAGTGAAAGCTTGGTATTAGATGCTAAACCGTTTCATGTATTCGGTGATAATGGCAGTATTTTCTCTCCCTACTCGTCTAAGTTGCATTTCCCAGACGGGAAAACAGGGTTATACATTAAAAGAAGTGCAAGTAATTACCAGGAAGCCATTGTGGAGAATATATGTTTAATTGCCCTAGGGAACAAAATTGAATGGGCCAGCGGAATCAATGCAAATGGGCGTGTGACCATACGTGGGTGCTATGTAAAGGGGTTTTCGCATAATGGGTTTGATATCTGGGCCAATATGGAAGGCACAAAAACAGACGCCTCAGGTAGCTATATTGAAAAATGCTTTGCCGTAGAAAATTTACATGATGGTTTTTTTGCAGGGCGCGCCGATGCTAATGCCATAACTTTTATAGGTTGTGACGCCAGAGATAATGGACGGTATGGATTTAATGATGATAGTTTTTTAGGCAACAACTTTATTTCCTGTATGGCACATTACAATAAAAAGGGAGATTACTTTGTTAGGGATTGGGGAAACGCCCGCTCTTTATTCATGGGCTGTTATTCCGAGGGCGGAAATGCAATTTCACAACTAGGGCCTAAGTCTGTAGTTACCGGAGGTATTTGGGGTACGGCTTATAGATTAGGAGACGGGAAACAACCCAAGTAG
- a CDS encoding acyltransferase family protein yields the protein MGTIRFLLALAVVIVHSSPLFGIELVPGYLAVQSFYIISGFLMAFVYNEKYIYSTRPNYLFLSNRFLKLYPLYFLVVLLVALLSITFGLTLGDWGKFRFYYELYTQSPQSIVALVTVFLSNLTLIGQDIVTFFSINKSDGNFHFLGLQENIQLQELLFIPIAWTVAVELIFYFLSPLVLAKRIKTVVASIILILGIRLLLFEFAGANKGFTIYRFAPTEFFWFLLGVLSYKLVKQNRLPGASNGAILLLFVISLLFSYRYLPSGINDILVFSSIFAFSPAIFYRFSKNKVDKFLGDLCYPMYLGHALLSIIVNVNSFPKPFGTGLPLVLLTILFSIAVNKYFLQPFEKYRQGRLRAPKTKINQEEIKQKPAPTFA from the coding sequence ATGGGAACAATTCGTTTTTTATTAGCACTAGCTGTTGTTATTGTCCATTCTAGCCCACTCTTTGGGATAGAATTAGTACCAGGTTACTTAGCTGTTCAGTCATTTTATATAATATCTGGATTCTTAATGGCCTTTGTTTACAATGAGAAATATATCTATTCAACAAGGCCAAACTATTTGTTTCTTTCTAACCGATTTTTAAAATTATATCCTCTTTACTTTTTAGTGGTGCTATTGGTAGCGCTACTTAGTATTACTTTTGGGTTGACATTAGGAGATTGGGGCAAGTTTCGTTTTTACTATGAATTATATACCCAATCACCGCAAAGCATAGTAGCGCTTGTTACAGTATTTCTCTCTAACCTTACACTGATAGGTCAAGATATTGTTACATTTTTTAGCATAAATAAAAGTGACGGCAACTTTCATTTTTTAGGCTTACAAGAAAATATTCAACTACAAGAACTATTATTTATACCTATTGCCTGGACAGTTGCCGTTGAATTGATCTTCTACTTTTTATCTCCTTTAGTGTTAGCAAAAAGAATAAAAACAGTAGTCGCTTCCATAATTTTGATATTAGGAATAAGACTCCTTTTGTTTGAGTTTGCAGGTGCGAATAAGGGGTTTACAATTTACCGCTTTGCGCCAACCGAATTTTTTTGGTTTTTGTTAGGAGTGTTGTCTTATAAGTTGGTAAAACAAAATAGACTGCCTGGTGCTTCCAATGGAGCTATCTTGCTTTTGTTTGTTATTTCCCTCCTATTTTCTTATAGATACCTTCCCTCTGGAATCAATGATATACTTGTTTTTAGTTCTATTTTTGCATTCTCACCTGCTATTTTCTACAGGTTTTCAAAGAATAAAGTTGACAAGTTCTTAGGAGACCTATGTTACCCCATGTATTTAGGGCATGCTCTTTTATCAATTATTGTTAATGTAAATAGCTTTCCAAAGCCTTTTGGAACTGGGCTACCGCTGGTCTTATTGACAATCTTATTTTCTATTGCAGTGAACAAATACTTTTTACAACCATTTGAAAAATACAGGCAAGGCAGATTAAGAGCTCCGAAGACTAAGATTAACCAGGAAGAAATTAAACAAAAGCCTGCACCAACTTTTGCTTAG
- a CDS encoding polysaccharide ABC transporter ATP-binding protein, which translates to MSDTVIKVEEVGKLYKLGEIGTGTLSHDLNRWFARIRGKDDPFAKVGETNDRTSKGSSDYVWALKDVSFEVKQGEVMGIIGRNGAGKSTLLKILSKVTTPSLGRVKIKGRIASLLEVGTGFHPELTGRENIFLNGAILGMTKAEIKKKFDAIVDFAGVERYIDTPVKRYSSGMYVRLAFAVAAFLEPEILIVDEVLAVGDYEFQKKCIGRMKEVSTNDGRTVLFVSHDMQAVSTLTANSIYLKNGTISSIGPTMKVINEYIEATKARDNIYLSTKPASVPHIKRVEIKTSLPNNVHECTAPLALEFIVNTPSPIKDACFSFQIIDSKGRNYVHQWIFDCDMPYGRESGQYKLICAIPAIKLYMGKYYLRCYFSEPPGGAMFEVLEDICPFEMVMYKVIRNKFQWYPDACAYLEEANWSIKKLL; encoded by the coding sequence ATGAGCGATACAGTTATCAAGGTAGAAGAAGTGGGCAAGCTCTACAAGCTGGGCGAGATTGGCACCGGCACACTGAGCCATGATTTGAACCGTTGGTTTGCCAGGATAAGAGGCAAAGATGACCCCTTTGCCAAAGTAGGCGAGACCAATGACCGCACCTCAAAAGGCTCCAGCGACTATGTGTGGGCGCTCAAAGATGTGAGCTTTGAAGTCAAACAAGGAGAGGTAATGGGCATTATTGGTCGCAACGGGGCGGGTAAATCCACCCTCTTAAAAATCCTTTCTAAAGTTACTACCCCTTCACTTGGTAGAGTCAAAATCAAAGGCCGCATAGCCTCACTGCTGGAGGTTGGCACCGGTTTTCACCCTGAACTTACGGGGCGGGAAAACATCTTTCTTAATGGCGCCATCCTGGGGATGACCAAAGCGGAAATCAAAAAGAAGTTTGATGCCATCGTGGATTTTGCCGGTGTGGAGCGCTACATCGATACTCCAGTAAAACGCTATTCTTCGGGGATGTATGTGCGCCTGGCCTTTGCCGTAGCTGCCTTCCTGGAGCCCGAGATCCTCATTGTAGATGAGGTGCTGGCTGTGGGTGATTATGAATTTCAAAAGAAGTGCATCGGCCGAATGAAAGAAGTCAGTACGAATGACGGCCGCACTGTACTCTTCGTCAGCCATGATATGCAGGCTGTTTCTACTTTAACGGCTAACTCTATTTACCTGAAAAACGGTACTATATCTTCAATCGGCCCCACAATGAAGGTCATCAATGAATATATTGAGGCTACCAAGGCTAGGGATAACATTTATCTTTCAACCAAACCGGCTTCAGTTCCCCATATTAAAAGGGTCGAAATAAAAACCTCGCTTCCCAATAACGTGCATGAATGTACCGCACCATTAGCATTGGAATTCATCGTAAATACTCCTTCTCCTATAAAAGATGCCTGTTTTTCATTTCAGATTATCGATTCCAAAGGAAGAAATTATGTCCATCAATGGATTTTTGATTGCGATATGCCCTATGGCAGAGAAAGCGGCCAATACAAGCTGATCTGTGCCATACCAGCTATCAAGCTTTACATGGGTAAGTACTATTTACGATGCTACTTTTCGGAACCACCAGGGGGTGCCATGTTTGAAGTGCTGGAAGATATATGCCCTTTTGAAATGGTGATGTATAAGGTAATACGTAATAAGTTTCAATGGTATCCTGATGCTTGTGCCTATCTGGAAGAGGCAAATTGGAGTATTAAAAAACTACTGTAA
- a CDS encoding TylF/MycF/NovP-related O-methyltransferase has product MIFKKLFGVATKSRDQSRAQEVINEVYQGRGNMDKRYPSDFSVDEIAQIEKVRLYTMTSSERLVSLSRAIEYIHYNNIEGDMVECGVWKGGSMMLAANKLKSLNNTSKSLFLFDTFEGMSHPTDVDVTYEHNSAKELLENQERNPEVANIWCYSTLEEVRANLHSTGYPSEKIHFIKGKVEQTLPYGKINTISLLRLDTDWYESTKHELEILYDRLVSGGVLIIDDYGHWSGARKAVDEFIANRKLKLFLNRVDYTCRLAIKM; this is encoded by the coding sequence ATGATATTTAAAAAGCTTTTTGGCGTTGCTACAAAATCCAGAGATCAGTCGAGGGCTCAAGAGGTGATCAATGAAGTCTATCAAGGAAGAGGCAATATGGATAAACGGTACCCGTCTGATTTCAGTGTTGATGAAATAGCACAAATAGAAAAAGTAAGACTATATACCATGACAAGTAGCGAAAGATTGGTAAGCCTTTCGCGGGCTATTGAGTATATCCATTATAATAACATTGAGGGCGATATGGTGGAGTGTGGAGTTTGGAAAGGGGGCAGTATGATGTTAGCAGCCAATAAATTGAAATCTTTAAATAACACAAGCAAGAGCTTGTTTCTGTTTGATACATTCGAAGGAATGTCCCATCCGACAGACGTAGATGTAACCTACGAGCATAATTCTGCAAAAGAATTGTTGGAAAACCAGGAGCGCAATCCGGAAGTAGCAAATATATGGTGCTATTCTACACTGGAAGAAGTAAGGGCCAACTTACATTCAACGGGTTATCCATCAGAGAAGATTCATTTTATAAAAGGGAAAGTAGAGCAAACGTTACCTTATGGCAAAATCAATACGATCTCATTATTAAGGCTGGATACAGATTGGTATGAGTCTACCAAACATGAACTGGAAATCTTGTATGATAGGTTAGTGTCAGGCGGTGTATTGATCATCGATGATTATGGACACTGGAGCGGTGCCAGAAAAGCAGTAGATGAGTTTATAGCGAACAGGAAACTAAAATTATTTTTAAATAGGGTAGACTACACCTGCAGGCTAGCCATTAAAATGTAA
- a CDS encoding glycosyltransferase family 2 protein has product MLHPKISIILPTFNSEKFICSCLSSLVTQSFEKIEIIIQDGMSTDNTVKIIQEFLNKQNQVNIRIVSEKDNGIYDAMNKAIKMAKGDYIYFLGSDDILIESNSLQTVYEAIEKNNFPDFVYGNVLFGETNYLYNGEFDICKLYDINICHQAIFYKRTVFNTIGFFDLSFPALADWHFNIKCFLNSHLIKKYIPVLIARYAAKGFSSQFKDPFLGQKESIVRLLAVNAEKNQYHLLMRYLCNTQKLAGRLKSFYHQGMYHLLQIKKKIFSHTPNRKIV; this is encoded by the coding sequence ATGCTTCATCCAAAAATTAGTATAATACTTCCAACATTCAACTCAGAAAAGTTTATATGCTCATGCCTTTCCAGCTTAGTTACCCAATCGTTTGAAAAAATTGAAATAATCATTCAGGATGGAATGTCTACGGATAATACGGTAAAGATCATTCAAGAGTTTTTAAATAAGCAGAACCAAGTTAATATAAGAATTGTTTCTGAAAAAGATAATGGTATTTATGATGCAATGAATAAGGCCATAAAAATGGCAAAGGGAGACTATATATACTTTCTAGGAAGTGATGATATTTTAATTGAAAGCAATTCTTTGCAAACTGTTTATGAGGCTATTGAAAAAAACAACTTCCCGGACTTTGTATATGGTAATGTACTCTTCGGTGAAACTAACTATCTATATAATGGGGAATTTGATATTTGTAAGCTGTATGATATTAATATCTGCCATCAAGCCATTTTTTATAAACGAACGGTCTTTAACACTATAGGTTTTTTTGATCTATCATTTCCAGCCTTGGCTGATTGGCACTTTAATATCAAATGCTTTCTTAACAGTCATCTTATAAAAAAGTATATCCCTGTATTGATCGCAAGATATGCAGCAAAGGGGTTTAGTTCTCAATTCAAGGATCCTTTCCTAGGCCAGAAGGAGTCTATAGTTAGGTTATTGGCAGTAAATGCTGAAAAAAATCAGTATCATCTGTTAATGCGTTACTTGTGTAATACCCAAAAACTAGCTGGTAGGCTTAAATCCTTTTATCATCAAGGCATGTATCATTTACTGCAAATCAAGAAAAAGATTTTCAGCCATACACCCAATAGAAAAATAGTTTAA